From a single Drosophila sulfurigaster albostrigata strain 15112-1811.04 chromosome 3, ASM2355843v2, whole genome shotgun sequence genomic region:
- the LOC133841595 gene encoding LOW QUALITY PROTEIN: uncharacterized protein F13E9.13, mitochondrial-like (The sequence of the model RefSeq protein was modified relative to this genomic sequence to represent the inferred CDS: deleted 1 base in 1 codon): protein MQRFKEIFGKNKCKIIGMIHVNALPGTPRYAYRDWEKTIEKAQHEAELYKQHQVDGVLIENMHDVPYVRDQKIGAETVACMTRLSQAVRRIIPLKIPCGVQVLACGNKHALAVAKASELQFIRAEGYVFGHIGDEGYTDSCAGELLRYRKKIDAEDVLVFTDLKKKHSSHAITADVSLLETAHAAEFFLTDGIIITGTATGKAASAEDLDELAGKLKVPLIIGSGVTKDNIEEYFNKADAVIIGSHFKHNGNWLEDIDEQAIEDFMRSICRLRDATE from the exons ATGCAGCGGTTTAAGGaaatatttggcaaaaataaatgcaaaattattggCATGATACATGTGAACGCGTTGCCAG GCACACCGCGCTATGCCTACAGAGACTGGGAGAAAACCATCGAGAAGGCCCAACACGAAGCGGAGCTGTATAAGCAACACCAAGTG GATGGAGTACTCATTGAGAACATGCATGACGTGCCTTATGTGCGGGATCAGAAAATTGGCGCCGAAACTGTGGCCTGCATGACGCGACTCTCGCAAGCGGTGCGCAGGATTATTCCACTCAAAATACCCTGTGGTGTCCAGGTGCTGGCCTGCGGTAATAAGCATGCGTTGGCCGTGGCCAAGGCCAgtgaattgcaatttattcgCGCCGAAGGTTATGTTTTTGGGCACATTGGTGACGAGGGCTACACGGACTCGTGTGCTGGCGAACTATTGCGGTATCGAAAGAAAATCGATGCCGAGGATGTCTTGGTTTTCACCGATctc aaaaagaaacacagtTCGCATGCCATCACAGCTGATGTTAGCTTACTGGAAACGGCGCATGCAGCCGAATTCTTTCTTACTGATGGCATTATAATCACGGGTACTGCAACAGGTAAGGCTGCAAGTGCCGAGGATTTGGATGAGTTGGCGGGCAAACTGAAGGTACCTTTAATCATTGGCTCTGGTGTCACAAAAGACAACATTGAGGAATACTTTAACAAGGCGGATGCGGTTATTATTGGTTCACACTTTAAGCACAATGGCAACTGGTTAGAGGACATTGATGAGCAGGCTATAGAGGACTTTATGCGCAGTATCTGCAGGCTACGCGACGCGACCGAGTAA
- the LOC133841594 gene encoding uncharacterized protein F13E9.13, mitochondrial-like isoform X2 translates to MIIENMHDKPYVLNRHLDIEVVACMTRLGQAVREVLPKEMPLGIQVLACGNEQALAVAKASQLQFVRAEGYVFGQVADVGYMDACAGKLLRYRKQIDAEDVLIFTDLKYHSHAVTADVSLKDTALAADFFDTDGIVLTNSTTGHPVDHKDVQDVVSGELKVPLLLGSGITLDNITHYYHDVQAVIVGSHFKFDGDWRNEISNYQVETFMHKIWSLRERDKYLIFEK, encoded by the coding sequence ATGATTATTGAGAATATGCATGACAAGCCGTACGTTCTGAATCGACACCTGGACATTGAGGTTGTAGCCTGCATGACCCGCCTTGGGCAAGCTGTGCGCGAAGTACTGCCCAAGGAGATGCCCTTGGGCATCCAGGTGCTGGCTTGCGGCAACGAGCAAGCTCTGGCCGTTGCCAAGGCAAGTCAGCTGCAGTTTGTGCGCGCCGAAGGCTATGTCTTCGGCCAGGTGGCCGATGTGGGCTACATGGACGCATGTGCCGGAAAATTATTGCGTTATCGCAAGCAGATCGATGCCGAGGATGTGCTCATATTCACCGATCTGAAGTACCATTCTCATGCCGTCACTGCCGACGTGAGTCTAAAGGATACGGCGCTGGCAGCCGATTTCTTTGACACCGATGGTATTGTGCTTACTAATAGCACTACTGGTCATCCCGTGGATCATAAGGACGTGCAGGACGTAGTTTCCGGCGAATTAAAAGTTCCATTGCTTTTAGGCTCCGGCATAACACTGGACAACATCACACATTATTATCATGATGTCCAAGCGGTCATTGTTGGGTCACATTTCAAATTCGATGGCGATTGGCGGAACGAAATATCCAATTACCAGGTTGAAACTTTTATGCACAAGATCTGGAGTCTACGGGAGCGGGacaagtatttaatttttgaaaaatga
- the LOC133841594 gene encoding uncharacterized protein F13E9.13, mitochondrial-like isoform X1 — MFEMNRFYKVFAPHKCNVIAMLHIEALPGTPRYAGNWKQIIQKAVYEAQLYLKHRVDAMIIENMHDKPYVLNRHLDIEVVACMTRLGQAVREVLPKEMPLGIQVLACGNEQALAVAKASQLQFVRAEGYVFGQVADVGYMDACAGKLLRYRKQIDAEDVLIFTDLKYHSHAVTADVSLKDTALAADFFDTDGIVLTNSTTGHPVDHKDVQDVVSGELKVPLLLGSGITLDNITHYYHDVQAVIVGSHFKFDGDWRNEISNYQVETFMHKIWSLRERDKYLIFEK; from the exons atgtttgAAATGAATCGTTTTTACAAAGTTTTTGCTCCACATAAATGCAATGTTATTGCTATGCTGCACATAGAGGCTTTGCCAG GCACGCCACGCTATGCCGGTAATTGGAagcaaattattcaaaaagcTGTCTACGAGGCTCAATTGTACTTAAAACACAGAGTT GACGCTATGATTATTGAGAATATGCATGACAAGCCGTACGTTCTGAATCGACACCTGGACATTGAGGTTGTAGCCTGCATGACCCGCCTTGGGCAAGCTGTGCGCGAAGTACTGCCCAAGGAGATGCCCTTGGGCATCCAGGTGCTGGCTTGCGGCAACGAGCAAGCTCTGGCCGTTGCCAAGGCAAGTCAGCTGCAGTTTGTGCGCGCCGAAGGCTATGTCTTCGGCCAGGTGGCCGATGTGGGCTACATGGACGCATGTGCCGGAAAATTATTGCGTTATCGCAAGCAGATCGATGCCGAGGATGTGCTCATATTCACCGATCTGAAGTACCATTCTCATGCCGTCACTGCCGACGTGAGTCTAAAGGATACGGCGCTGGCAGCCGATTTCTTTGACACCGATGGTATTGTGCTTACTAATAGCACTACTGGTCATCCCGTGGATCATAAGGACGTGCAGGACGTAGTTTCCGGCGAATTAAAAGTTCCATTGCTTTTAGGCTCCGGCATAACACTGGACAACATCACACATTATTATCATGATGTCCAAGCGGTCATTGTTGGGTCACATTTCAAATTCGATGGCGATTGGCGGAACGAAATATCCAATTACCAGGTTGAAACTTTTATGCACAAGATCTGGAGTCTACGGGAGCGGGacaagtatttaatttttgaaaaatga